A segment of the Corylus avellana chromosome ca2, CavTom2PMs-1.0 genome:
ATACTATCATTTGTTTCATTCCAGTGCATGAGTATGTGAAAGATAAAACAATTACCAAAATCTTCAAGATAGGGTTCATGCGGAACATGATAGGAACCTCACTGAAAAATTGAGGAGCATCGATGAATCCCACTTAATGCAGTAGCTCGCATTGCCATGAACAGATTTCCATGTCTCAAAGTACTTTGTATTACCcgaaaatatttacaaaaaacattttactaTCCGAACTATAAAGTTGACAAAACAAGtctcaaaatttgttttctcaGAATTACTAGTCCATATGGTAAGAGGCTGTCAAAAGTTGGGGTACATAAAttagccttttttatttttacgtgATAGCTTGTAAAAATTTTGACTTGTCAAACCAGATTTCCAGAACTTACAAGAGTTAAACTACAAAATTGATATCAAGATTTTCCTGTTTTGAGTTGCAAGAAAGGGCTGTTTGGTAAGGGAGCATTATAAAAAATCTGCTTGATAAGTGCACTTTTCATGCTGAAAAAATATAGTTGGGGCTTATTTGTTTAACTTTATAGTTTAGGGAAGTAAATCATTTTTGCAACATAGTTCAAATTACTGAAGTGTGTcaagaaaaaggggaaaacaAGCCTAACTATAATATGTTTTGGATGTAGTAATTGCAGTTACTCAAGAAGTTCTTGGATCATATCTGTGATTTTGGTGGTGAATTCATGCTTTATGCTAACCatgtaagttaaaaaaaatggaaacttgaCTTGATCTTTATTTTGACACATCTTCCAGGCTTGACACAGTCTTCCAATTAGCCAAATTCTAGCAAACCATACTTCTTAAGTGCACATAATAAATACCTTTGAAACTACTAAGCATTGATCCTAGTTATTATAAATTAAGGATCCATTTATTTTGACATAAAACATATCCAATGTTTACATAAAAAATCTCTCAATAAGAATCCACAAAAGACAATAACACAAAAACTGACAAGCTAAGAAGCTGGCGAATCTAAAGCTAAGGACGGGGGATCAGAAGTAGGGGATGATGAATTTGAGGTCATATGTAGTGGCACGGGGAAGACCAAGGAAAGGATGACAAGAAAGTAGTAATAGTGGTGCATAGGAGAGAGGAGGAGGACTAAAGTTGGGGTATTGCAAAACATGATATATGCATCAATCACATGCAAATCATATGCAGTGGATAACATAAGGATCATGCCACaacttttcaaaaatcaaaactataTTCAATCAAACATGAATCCCACAATGGGAATCTCCATGCCTAATTAGTGTAAACCACTTTGGTTCCCATTGATGTTCTGATAGGGCTAGGTCAGGCTATAACTTAATTGGACTTGAGGGCTCACCTACGGTTCTCACCGTCTAGGCCCCTCTTGTGTGGCTCAACTAGACTTGAGGGCTTACCTACGGTTCCCACCGTTTAGGCTCCTCCTATATGGCTAAATTGGACTTGAGGGCTCACCTACGGTTCCCACCATCTAGGCCCCTCCTATGTAGCTCCCAACTCCTCTTGTGTGGCTCAATTGGACTTGAGGGCTTACCTACGGTTCCCACCGTCTAGGCTCCTCCTGTGTGTCTCCTAACACCTCTTGTGAGACTCACAGTgagtaggtgctactatggtcacggcCAAGTAGAAAAGTCATAGTTAGTCTCCCCCGCCTGCCTTTttcgctaaaaaaaaaaaacataaataatattaaaagaaGACATACCTTTGATGCTTAATCCTCAAGATACAATAGTTAGTACTCTTAGAATCATAAAGATCTTATCCTCAATTACCATAGGAAGGCTAGGAGAGCGGGTTCCTTTATCGGTTTTCTCCTTGGTATGCGTTGTAGGCCTAGAGAAGGAATGAGTGAGAAAATTGTTTTCTTCCTCCAAGACCCTACCTAGCACAGGCCCCCTAGAGAAAACCTCACACCATGTGGCTGGCTAGCCCTTTAATGGGATATATATAGCTTGAGGAAGGacctaaagaagaaaaataaacctAGCTCCAATGGCCTTTGGACTCTTGTAATGCCATAACTAGCCCAAAGTTACCATTAATTATATTCCATTCCACTATAAAAATATACTTGCCCTTTaggatttatttaattacacaAGAGCTCCCTAACtactgaatattgtatttgaTCCCTCCATGATACTTGTAGAGAAATAAAgtctaaataaatttattgtcACTTATTTCTTTTACCTCTTGATTCTTTAATTACCCAATTTAATCTATTGATTATTCCTATACTCTTAGAACCAAATTCATAGAGTATATTTTCTTTAGTAACTTCTAACTAAAATGTCCAGGCCTAAGACTTAGAATAATCAATTCACATTAAATCCATCTTTAGCAAATATTCATGTCTCATATCGAGATCTTGGATTCCATCTTGCGGAGTAGTGTTCCTACAACGCTACACCCAATGTATTGAGGTTTTGACTATACAAGATCTCACTCCTATATACATCAAGTAACATACACTTCACATTTGAATTCAAAATCCTCTCAAGAATGAGAGTCAGTGTCACTAGCAGTCGTGAATTTAACTATTCAATTGACAATAGTTTATAGAATAATAACTCACGGTGGTCCAATTCAATGTATTCCAAATACATCAACATATCAGTCAAAAGTCTCCACTTCCATAATTTAGACATATCATCGTAATTGATATGTTATAGTAGTATTAGATAAAATGTCCAATTTCATCACCAACTACAAACTAATATTTATAAGTTACAAAGAACTTGTGATTTAGATGTTTTGAGcattaatttcattaataaaccTGAATAGCATGCAATGTAACCAACGGACAACATTCATCAAATGAATATGTAATGCCCAAACAGTCAAGTAattctcataaaataaaatacttttattGAGTGAAAATGTCATGCAAATTGAATTTTAGGGCACTAATCCTAATAGGGGAAAAGGGCCTCATGCAGAGGAGTATAAAGGTGTCGGTAGAAAGGAATGAGGACGAGGGTAGAAGGAGGTGGTGGTGACATTGTGAAAGAGTCGGAGGGGAGAAGGGGGAGAAGAGCTAGTGGCGCTGGAGCAAAGGAGTGTGGTGGGAGATATTtgagagggagaggagagaatgatgagaggaaaataaaaataaaggcaGGGCTGCAATTCCAGAAAATGACTTATGCTTTGTTAAACCGTAAGCCACACTTTGTTAAAGCATAAGCCATGTTTTCCAATAACGAGGTATTTTTCAATagaatcaaataaaggaaaatacataatatatttTACCCTAAAATAAACAAAGGCTGATGGAAAATTATTGATCGACTATGAACATAGAAAATAACCAGGAAAAAAAGAGATTTGAACAATACAAGAGAAGCCAAAAGTGGAGGCAATGggcaattaataaacaaaaaatgaaaagactaGAATAGAAGACTGAAGAATTAATAAGAAATTGGCACTTACCTTGTCGAGGTAATCCTGCAACTCCTTTATCTTCTCCATATAGACAAGGTCTTCTGTGCACAAACCTATGTCATTATTAGGATTTGATTCATCCAACTGAGGGAGTGTTGGATTTTGATAGGAATTGTCCTTCAAAAACTTTTCAGGATT
Coding sequences within it:
- the LOC132170683 gene encoding pyrophosphate--fructose 6-phosphate 1-phosphotransferase subunit alpha-like, giving the protein MLCNRNPEKFLKDNSYQNPTLPQLDESNPNNDIGLCTEDLVYMEKIKELQDYLDKVKNMVKPGCSQEVLKVALSSMSSLVNFLSSMSTRPKLHASL